From a single Hymenobacter sp. YIM 151500-1 genomic region:
- a CDS encoding aldose epimerase family protein, with protein MTQNAPFFLLAGLAALAACNSPQTTTQTESTAPAAAAGAATAMPTSTAAGKTSDGTEVQLYTLTNAHGVKATITTYGGTLTSLLVPDKNGRLGDVVLGFDDVAGYFGPEYLKEGPYFGALIGRYGNRIAKGRFTLEGKEYTLATNNGPNHLHGGKRGFDKVVWQATPGTSEAGQTLTLSYLSKDGEEGYPGNLRVQVVYTLTADDALRLDYTATTDKATPVNLTNHSYFNLNHGQAKDALGHVLTLNADRFTVVNDQLIPTGELRPVQGTPMDFRQPHAIGERIKQVPGAAPGGYDHNWVLADEQRPTPQPAATVYEPESGRTMEVLTDQPGVQFYSGNFLKGNLTGKGNTAYVQHYGFCLETQHFPDSPNQPKFPSTILRPGETLKSTTIYKFGVRK; from the coding sequence ATGACCCAAAACGCCCCCTTCTTCCTCCTGGCCGGACTGGCTGCGCTGGCCGCCTGCAACTCGCCCCAAACCACCACTCAAACTGAGTCTACCGCTCCGGCCGCCGCGGCTGGCGCTGCTACCGCTATGCCTACTTCTACCGCCGCTGGCAAAACCTCCGACGGAACGGAGGTGCAGCTGTATACCCTCACCAACGCCCACGGCGTCAAGGCCACCATCACCACCTACGGCGGCACGCTCACCAGCCTGCTGGTGCCCGACAAAAACGGGCGGCTGGGCGACGTGGTGCTGGGCTTCGATGACGTGGCCGGCTACTTCGGCCCCGAGTACCTGAAGGAAGGCCCCTACTTCGGGGCGCTGATTGGGCGCTACGGCAACCGCATTGCCAAAGGCCGCTTCACGCTCGAAGGCAAGGAGTACACCCTGGCTACCAACAACGGCCCCAATCACCTGCACGGCGGCAAGCGCGGCTTCGACAAGGTGGTGTGGCAGGCCACGCCCGGCACTTCGGAAGCGGGCCAGACGCTCACGCTCAGCTACTTGAGTAAGGACGGCGAAGAAGGCTACCCCGGCAACCTGCGGGTGCAGGTGGTGTACACGCTGACCGCCGACGACGCCCTGCGCCTCGACTACACCGCCACCACCGACAAGGCCACGCCCGTCAACCTGACCAACCACTCCTACTTCAACCTCAACCACGGCCAGGCCAAAGACGCCCTGGGCCACGTGCTGACCCTGAATGCCGACCGGTTTACGGTGGTAAACGACCAGCTGATTCCGACCGGGGAGCTGCGGCCGGTGCAGGGCACGCCCATGGACTTCCGCCAGCCCCACGCCATCGGCGAGCGAATCAAGCAGGTGCCCGGCGCCGCGCCCGGCGGCTACGACCACAACTGGGTGCTGGCCGACGAGCAGCGCCCTACGCCCCAGCCCGCCGCCACGGTGTACGAGCCCGAGTCGGGCCGCACCATGGAGGTGCTGACCGACCAGCCCGGCGTGCAGTTCTACTCCGGCAACTTCCTCAAGGGCAACCTCACGGGCAAGGGCAACACGGCCTACGTGCAGCACTACGGCTTCTGCCTCGAAACCCAGCACTTCCCCGACTCGCCCAACCAGCCCAAGTTCCCCAGCACCATCCTGCGCCCCGGCGAAACGCTGAAATCCACCACCATTTACAAGTTCGGCGTGCGGAAGTAA
- a CDS encoding 2'-5' RNA ligase family protein, translated as MPDPTLRAHYDAIFAQGAQALRTGEAAGDKLLLHPAQDTRLGLTVLLPLPHLAAALQAVQAEIQATEPALYQYPPTDLHVTVISLLTARPNRRFSPAQWQAYAAVVAAAATETAAFTILFEGLTLSAQAVVAQGYPTPALQQLRETIRALAVAQGLPLDERYHSQTAHATFVRFPQLPRHPQALVQFVEAHRDLPLGTETVTEILLVAHDWYNRQARSQVLARFQLK; from the coding sequence ATGCCGGACCCTACCCTGCGCGCGCACTACGACGCCATCTTCGCTCAAGGCGCCCAGGCGCTGCGCACGGGCGAGGCGGCCGGTGATAAGCTGCTGCTCCATCCCGCCCAAGACACCCGCCTGGGCCTGACGGTGCTGCTGCCCCTGCCCCACCTCGCGGCGGCCTTGCAAGCAGTTCAAGCCGAAATCCAGGCTACCGAGCCGGCCTTGTACCAGTACCCGCCCACCGACCTGCACGTTACCGTCATCAGCCTGCTTACGGCCCGCCCCAACCGGCGTTTTTCGCCGGCTCAGTGGCAAGCCTACGCTGCGGTAGTAGCCGCAGCGGCCACCGAGACTGCCGCTTTCACCATTTTGTTTGAAGGGCTGACGCTCAGTGCGCAGGCCGTGGTGGCGCAGGGGTACCCCACGCCCGCCTTGCAGCAGCTGCGGGAAACTATTCGGGCCCTGGCCGTGGCCCAAGGCTTGCCGCTCGACGAACGATATCATAGTCAAACAGCTCATGCCACCTTCGTGCGGTTTCCGCAACTGCCCCGGCACCCGCAGGCCTTGGTCCAGTTTGTAGAAGCCCACCGTGACTTGCCGCTCGGAACCGAAACGGTAACGGAAATTCTGCTGGTAGCCCACGACTGGTACAACCGCCAGGCGCGCAGCCAGGTACTGGCCCGTTTTCAGCTGAAGTGA
- a CDS encoding family 43 glycosylhydrolase produces the protein MTVLSAALRPAARWLALSLALSTGACQTRSAQQPSAAGAASAPTASTTAATIPNPVLPGDFPDPSVVKIGDTYWATATTSNWGPIFPLLKSKDLTSWELAGHVFPQERPQWADYYFWAPEISYDNGKTYVFYSAHQRGGNLAVGVASADRPEGPYTDHGPLVGQPDGSIDGFPMRDENGQLYLIWKEDGNSINQPTPIWAQRLSDDRRKLVGEKQELFRNNPATWEGNLVEGAALIQHNGYFYTFYAGAGCCGPGCTYATGVARSKTLLGPWEKYAKNPVLVNNDTWRCPGHGSVVQRDGRWYLLHHAYATQGQQFLGRQGVLSEFTWTADGWPEFRGGSTPVAATPAKPGTVTEEFDGKALGPTWQWPVEQKPTYAVRGGQLQLTARSDHAGAALGLSTTSPTYTATTTLLNPAALTAGTTAGLAAHGDPDNTLALLAGGGKLQVVQVEKGQTKTLAEATMPAAAKAVQLRLQAQQGSQFRFSWSADAGRTWQPLPADGQPINGTYLPPWDRGIRAGVLVHGPAAATASFDRFAIENQ, from the coding sequence GTGACGGTTCTTTCCGCTGCACTTCGTCCGGCTGCCCGCTGGCTGGCCCTGAGCCTGGCCCTGAGCACCGGCGCCTGCCAAACCCGCTCTGCCCAGCAACCCTCGGCCGCCGGCGCTGCTTCGGCGCCCACCGCCTCCACCACGGCGGCTACCATTCCCAACCCCGTGCTGCCCGGCGACTTTCCCGACCCGTCGGTGGTGAAAATCGGCGACACGTACTGGGCTACGGCGACTACCTCCAACTGGGGCCCCATCTTTCCGCTGCTGAAGTCAAAAGACCTGACGAGCTGGGAACTGGCGGGGCATGTGTTTCCGCAGGAGCGCCCCCAGTGGGCCGACTACTACTTCTGGGCCCCGGAAATCAGTTACGACAACGGCAAAACCTACGTATTTTACTCTGCCCACCAGCGCGGCGGCAACTTGGCTGTGGGTGTAGCCTCCGCCGACCGCCCCGAAGGCCCCTACACCGACCACGGCCCGCTCGTGGGGCAACCCGATGGCTCGATTGACGGCTTCCCGATGCGCGACGAAAACGGCCAGCTCTACCTCATCTGGAAGGAGGACGGCAACAGCATCAACCAGCCCACGCCCATCTGGGCCCAGCGCCTGAGCGACGACCGGCGCAAGCTAGTAGGGGAGAAGCAGGAGCTGTTTCGGAACAACCCCGCCACCTGGGAAGGCAACCTGGTGGAAGGCGCCGCCCTGATTCAACACAACGGCTATTTCTACACCTTTTATGCTGGGGCCGGCTGCTGCGGACCGGGCTGCACCTACGCTACCGGCGTGGCCCGCTCCAAAACCTTGCTGGGCCCTTGGGAGAAGTACGCCAAGAACCCCGTGCTCGTCAACAACGACACCTGGCGGTGCCCTGGCCACGGCAGCGTAGTGCAGCGGGATGGCCGCTGGTACTTGCTGCACCACGCCTACGCCACCCAGGGCCAGCAGTTTTTGGGCCGCCAGGGCGTGCTGAGCGAGTTTACCTGGACGGCCGACGGCTGGCCCGAGTTCCGGGGCGGCAGCACGCCCGTGGCCGCTACGCCGGCCAAGCCAGGCACGGTTACGGAGGAGTTTGACGGCAAGGCGTTGGGCCCTACCTGGCAGTGGCCCGTGGAGCAGAAGCCCACCTACGCTGTGCGCGGGGGCCAGCTCCAGCTCACGGCCCGCTCCGACCATGCCGGCGCGGCCCTGGGCCTGAGTACTACTAGCCCCACCTACACGGCCACCACCACGCTCCTCAACCCGGCCGCATTAACCGCCGGCACTACCGCCGGCCTGGCCGCCCACGGCGACCCGGATAACACCTTGGCCCTGCTGGCTGGAGGCGGCAAGCTGCAAGTGGTACAAGTAGAAAAAGGCCAGACCAAAACCCTAGCTGAGGCCACCATGCCCGCGGCTGCCAAGGCCGTGCAGCTGCGCCTGCAAGCGCAGCAGGGCAGCCAGTTCCGCTTTAGCTGGAGCGCCGACGCCGGCCGCACCTGGCAGCCCCTGCCCGCCGATGGGCAGCCCATAAACGGTACTTACCTGCCGCCCTGGGACCGGGGCATCCGGGCCGGGGTGCTAGTGCACGGCCCCGCCGCGGCCACCGCGTCGTTCGACCGATTCGCCATCGAAAATCAGTAG
- a CDS encoding RagB/SusD family nutrient uptake outer membrane protein, which translates to MNLHKTYFAAALLGGLLLTSGCENDLLDQDNPNAAPVETFWKTEADALKGLTAAYSGLQLNGTYRRWIHFAYDIRSDEGHSTSPWPDLQNFNKFQIINYDFVVNAEIWQQHYQGIFRTNQVLANVPNIQMPEPLKKRVIAEARFLRALHYFNLTSLYGRPALVLEAPESVNSRFPQAATEQAAWDFVIAELLQAKADLPDSYTGADVGRVTKGAATALLGKAYMQTKKWNEASAQFAEIISSNRYSLVPNFRDNFKHTTENNAESIFEVQFVSEFSADREDDFAGASEANQRSQFFGMPGKGWNDGEVRPWVLEEFLKERRVDGKKDPRLAATAFFARTRPLSNGAAYPVDPTDPVDQDQITYDNLTLEQRFPNDARNRNRIYWRKYANDYWRNEEGYYSPINHRVIRYADVLLLQAEALNERGQTAAAIPLVNQVRARAGLAPLAGLSQEGLRMQLMHERVTELAGENWRWHDLRRWGLLDDAARVNQLKARDEDFNFFVVGKTHLLPIPRTDVDVAKLAQNPGY; encoded by the coding sequence ATGAATTTGCATAAAACATACTTTGCGGCCGCCCTGCTTGGGGGCCTGCTACTGACCTCGGGTTGTGAAAACGATCTGCTGGATCAGGACAACCCCAATGCTGCTCCGGTGGAAACATTCTGGAAAACCGAAGCCGATGCCCTGAAAGGGTTAACTGCGGCGTATAGCGGGTTGCAGCTTAACGGTACCTACCGGCGCTGGATTCACTTTGCGTATGACATCCGCTCGGATGAGGGGCACTCCACCAGTCCCTGGCCTGACTTGCAGAACTTCAATAAGTTTCAGATTATCAACTACGATTTCGTGGTAAATGCCGAAATCTGGCAGCAGCATTACCAAGGCATCTTCCGCACCAATCAGGTGCTGGCAAACGTGCCGAATATCCAGATGCCTGAGCCGCTGAAGAAGCGTGTTATAGCGGAGGCCCGGTTTCTTCGGGCCCTGCATTACTTTAACCTAACTTCCTTGTACGGCCGCCCGGCTCTGGTTCTCGAAGCCCCCGAGTCAGTTAACAGCCGATTTCCGCAGGCTGCTACCGAGCAGGCTGCCTGGGATTTTGTAATTGCCGAGCTGCTGCAAGCCAAGGCCGACCTGCCCGACTCCTACACCGGCGCCGACGTGGGCCGCGTTACCAAAGGAGCCGCTACGGCCCTGCTCGGCAAGGCCTACATGCAAACCAAAAAGTGGAACGAAGCCAGCGCCCAGTTTGCCGAGATAATCAGCTCGAACCGCTACTCGCTGGTGCCCAACTTCCGCGACAACTTCAAGCACACGACCGAGAACAACGCCGAATCTATCTTCGAGGTGCAGTTTGTGAGCGAGTTCAGTGCCGACCGGGAAGACGACTTTGCCGGTGCTTCGGAAGCCAACCAGCGGAGCCAGTTTTTCGGTATGCCCGGCAAAGGCTGGAACGACGGCGAAGTGCGGCCCTGGGTACTGGAAGAGTTCCTGAAGGAGCGCCGGGTGGATGGTAAGAAGGACCCACGCCTGGCGGCTACGGCATTTTTTGCCCGCACCCGCCCACTCAGCAACGGCGCCGCTTACCCCGTGGACCCCACTGACCCCGTCGACCAGGACCAGATTACCTACGACAACCTGACCCTGGAGCAGCGCTTCCCGAACGATGCCCGCAACCGCAACCGCATCTACTGGCGCAAGTATGCAAACGACTACTGGCGCAACGAGGAGGGTTACTACTCGCCCATTAACCACCGCGTGATTCGCTACGCTGACGTGCTGCTGCTGCAAGCCGAGGCCCTGAACGAGCGGGGACAGACGGCCGCGGCTATTCCGCTTGTGAACCAGGTGCGGGCCCGCGCCGGCCTGGCCCCGCTGGCTGGCCTCAGCCAGGAAGGGCTGCGCATGCAACTTATGCACGAGCGGGTAACCGAGCTGGCCGGCGAAAACTGGCGCTGGCACGACCTGCGCCGCTGGGGCCTGCTCGACGACGCAGCCCGAGTAAACCAGCTCAAAGCCCGCGACGAAGACTTCAACTTCTTTGTGGTTGGCAAAACCCATCTGCTGCCCATCCCGCGCACCGACGTGGACGTAGCCAAGCTGGCCCAGAACCCCGGCTACTAA
- a CDS encoding glycoside hydrolase family 43 protein produces the protein MKLALFRTLLPALLLGLWACKKDSQPYIPSAPPATETTTYRNPLLASGADPWVTEKDGFYYYMHTTGNNLTLWKTAKMSELGSAPSKVIWTPPASGPTSRDIWAPEIRFLDGKWYVYFTAGPGGCCAGQRMWVLENSAADPTTGTWVDRGQLTVPGQDLWAIDATILEQNGKRYVLWSGQEPNSVEQRLYIAQLSNPWTIVGPRVQLSRPEFGWETIGDPDVNEGPQVLKRGSKTFIVYSASHCSSDDYALGMLTASSTADPMNVASWTKSSVPVFTKDPADRAFGPGHNSFFKSKNGQEDWILYHANANAGQGCGGARSPRMQKFSWNADDTPNFGDPAPLGTALPEPGGE, from the coding sequence ATGAAGCTAGCACTTTTCCGTACGCTGCTTCCGGCGCTGCTGCTGGGATTGTGGGCCTGTAAGAAAGACTCCCAGCCCTATATTCCATCCGCCCCGCCGGCCACGGAAACCACCACCTACCGCAACCCGCTGCTGGCTTCTGGCGCCGACCCGTGGGTGACGGAAAAGGACGGGTTCTACTACTACATGCACACCACCGGCAACAACCTGACCCTGTGGAAAACGGCCAAGATGTCGGAGCTGGGGTCGGCGCCGAGCAAGGTCATCTGGACGCCACCGGCCTCGGGGCCCACGTCCCGCGACATCTGGGCGCCGGAAATTCGCTTTCTGGACGGCAAGTGGTACGTGTACTTCACGGCCGGGCCTGGTGGCTGCTGCGCCGGGCAGCGCATGTGGGTGCTCGAAAACTCGGCGGCCGACCCCACCACCGGCACCTGGGTAGACCGGGGCCAGCTCACGGTGCCGGGCCAGGACCTGTGGGCCATTGATGCTACTATTCTGGAGCAGAACGGCAAGCGGTACGTGCTGTGGTCGGGGCAGGAGCCGAACTCAGTGGAGCAGCGCCTCTACATTGCCCAGCTGAGCAACCCCTGGACCATTGTGGGCCCGCGGGTGCAGCTGAGCCGGCCGGAGTTTGGCTGGGAAACCATCGGGGACCCCGACGTGAATGAGGGGCCGCAGGTGCTGAAGCGGGGCAGCAAAACCTTCATTGTGTACTCGGCGAGCCACTGTTCCTCCGACGACTACGCCTTGGGTATGCTCACGGCCTCCAGCACCGCCGACCCTATGAACGTGGCGTCCTGGACCAAAAGTAGCGTGCCGGTTTTCACCAAGGACCCCGCCGACCGCGCCTTCGGGCCCGGCCACAATTCCTTCTTCAAATCAAAAAACGGCCAGGAAGACTGGATTCTGTACCATGCCAACGCCAACGCCGGCCAGGGGTGCGGCGGGGCCCGCAGCCCGCGGATGCAGAAATTCAGCTGGAACGCCGACGACACGCCTAACTTCGGCGACCCGGCCCCCCTGGGGACGGCCCTGCCGGAGCCCGGCGGCGAGTGA
- a CDS encoding aldehyde dehydrogenase: MLPLLNYLNGHYQPAHNGRTLPVTEPATGQPYATLPDSAAPDVDQAVRAAEAALPAWRRRPAEERGRLLLRLSELITGHLDRLAQAESQDTGKPLSLARTLDIPRAASNFAFFGTLAQHFATETHLQEGLALNYTVRHPLGVVACISPWNLPLYLLTWKIAPALAAGCCVVAKPSELTPYTAHLLGELATAAGLPPGVLNVVHGTGARAGQALVEHPSIRGISFTGGTVTGRHIAAVAAPQLKKLSLELGGKNPTLVFADCDLAEAVQTSVRSAFANQGQICLCGSRILVERPIYEQFKTEFLAQVQELTVGDPLAEATRQGALVSEAHLHKVLSYIELAYREGGHLLAGGQRVQLPGRCAGGYFVQPTVFEGLGPECRVNQEEIFGPVVTLTPFDTEQQALAWANGTEYGLSAAVWTRDLARAHRLSHQLHAGVVWVNTWLHRDLRTPFGGMKSSGVGREGGLEALRFFTEAQNVCIKL; the protein is encoded by the coding sequence ATGCTGCCCCTGCTCAACTACCTCAACGGCCACTACCAACCCGCCCACAACGGCCGCACCCTACCCGTGACGGAGCCGGCCACGGGCCAGCCCTACGCCACCCTCCCCGACTCCGCCGCCCCCGACGTAGACCAGGCCGTGCGAGCTGCCGAAGCGGCCCTGCCCGCCTGGCGCCGCCGGCCGGCCGAGGAGCGGGGCCGCCTGCTGCTGCGCCTGTCGGAGCTGATTACGGGCCACCTGGACCGCCTGGCCCAGGCCGAAAGCCAGGACACGGGCAAGCCCCTGAGCCTGGCCCGCACGCTGGATATTCCGCGGGCGGCCAGCAACTTCGCCTTTTTCGGCACGCTGGCGCAGCACTTTGCCACCGAAACTCACTTGCAGGAAGGCTTGGCCCTGAACTACACGGTGCGGCACCCGCTGGGCGTGGTGGCCTGCATCTCGCCCTGGAACCTGCCGTTGTACCTGCTTACGTGGAAAATAGCGCCGGCCCTGGCCGCGGGCTGCTGCGTGGTAGCCAAACCCTCGGAGCTGACACCTTACACGGCGCACCTGCTGGGTGAGCTGGCAACGGCAGCCGGCCTGCCGCCGGGGGTGCTGAATGTGGTGCACGGCACCGGGGCGCGGGCCGGGCAGGCGCTGGTAGAGCACCCCAGCATCCGGGGCATCAGCTTCACGGGTGGCACGGTCACGGGCCGACACATTGCCGCCGTGGCCGCGCCGCAGCTCAAGAAACTGTCGTTGGAGCTGGGCGGCAAAAACCCCACCCTCGTGTTTGCCGACTGTGACCTGGCCGAGGCCGTGCAGACCAGCGTGCGGAGCGCCTTTGCCAACCAGGGCCAGATTTGCCTGTGCGGCTCCCGCATTCTGGTGGAGCGCCCCATCTACGAGCAGTTCAAAACCGAGTTTCTGGCCCAGGTGCAAGAGCTGACCGTGGGCGACCCGCTCGCCGAAGCCACCCGCCAGGGCGCCCTGGTCAGCGAAGCACACTTGCACAAAGTGCTGAGCTACATTGAGCTGGCCTACCGGGAAGGCGGCCATCTGCTGGCTGGCGGGCAGCGGGTGCAGCTGCCGGGCCGCTGCGCCGGCGGGTACTTCGTGCAGCCTACCGTGTTCGAGGGCCTGGGCCCGGAGTGCCGGGTAAATCAGGAGGAAATCTTCGGCCCCGTCGTCACGCTCACGCCCTTTGATACGGAGCAGCAGGCCCTGGCCTGGGCCAACGGCACCGAGTACGGGTTGTCGGCCGCCGTCTGGACCCGCGACCTGGCCCGCGCCCACCGCCTCAGCCACCAGCTGCACGCCGGCGTGGTATGGGTGAATACTTGGCTGCACCGCGACCTGCGCACACCCTTCGGCGGTATGAAAAGCTCCGGCGTCGGGCGCGAAGGTGGGCTGGAGGCCCTGCGGTTTTTCACCGAGGCCCAGAACGTGTGCATCAAACTGTAG
- a CDS encoding sodium:solute symporter family transporter, which translates to MSQNLAFIDLAVFLLYIVGVSLYGYYIYRRKHFKAEADSKDFFLAEGSLTWWAIGASMIASNISAEQFIGMSGGGFVQGIAIAAYEWVAALILIFVAVFFMPIYLREKIYTMPQFLEQRYNSTLSLIMSVFWLFLYVLVNLTAILYLGALAINNLVGGDSFHYILLALAVFALFLTLGGMKVVGYTDVVQVTVLLIGGLATTYIALTLVSQKFGLGNDVLAGFQAMIKDADDHFHMIFEKPGPGAPQAEVNRYLALPGLAMYAAGQWVANLNYWGCNQYITQRALGADLNTARTGILFAALLKLIMPLIVMLPGIAAYVLHKNGALQAEMASTGTFNPDNAYSAILTFLPNGMKGLALAALTAAIVASLAGKANSISTIFTLDIYKRYLNKDADEKKLVWIGRVTILGAMLMAIFLTWKDALGISGEGGFTFIQKYTGFISPGIVAVFVLGMFWKRTTGPAAVAGILAGFLLSVLFNNYAPTLFGPETPLYTAFMNAQGFYEIPFLVSMGWSFFFTVVLMVVISLAGPRVNPKALNLNLAMFKVSPQNTFLIVLILLLVTALYVKFW; encoded by the coding sequence ATGTCCCAAAACCTCGCCTTTATCGACCTGGCGGTCTTTCTGCTGTACATCGTGGGCGTGTCGCTCTACGGCTACTACATCTACCGGCGCAAGCACTTCAAGGCCGAAGCCGATTCCAAAGACTTCTTCCTGGCCGAAGGCTCCCTGACGTGGTGGGCCATCGGGGCCTCCATGATTGCCTCCAACATCTCGGCCGAGCAGTTCATCGGGATGTCGGGCGGGGGCTTCGTGCAGGGCATTGCCATTGCGGCCTACGAGTGGGTAGCGGCCCTGATTCTGATTTTCGTGGCCGTGTTCTTCATGCCGATTTACCTGCGGGAAAAGATTTACACCATGCCGCAGTTTCTGGAGCAGCGCTACAACTCCACGCTGAGCCTGATTATGAGCGTATTCTGGCTGTTCCTGTACGTGCTCGTCAACCTCACGGCCATCCTGTACCTGGGAGCCTTGGCCATCAACAACCTGGTGGGCGGCGACAGTTTCCACTACATCCTGCTGGCCCTGGCCGTGTTTGCCCTGTTCCTGACCCTGGGCGGCATGAAGGTGGTGGGCTATACCGACGTGGTGCAGGTAACCGTGCTGCTCATCGGCGGCCTGGCTACTACGTACATTGCCCTCACGCTGGTAAGCCAGAAATTTGGGCTGGGCAACGACGTGCTGGCCGGCTTCCAGGCCATGATCAAGGACGCCGATGACCATTTTCACATGATCTTCGAGAAGCCTGGCCCCGGTGCGCCCCAGGCCGAGGTGAACCGCTACCTGGCCTTGCCGGGTCTGGCCATGTACGCCGCCGGGCAGTGGGTGGCCAACCTCAACTACTGGGGCTGCAACCAGTACATCACCCAGCGCGCCCTGGGCGCCGACCTCAACACGGCCCGCACCGGCATCTTGTTTGCCGCGCTGCTCAAGCTCATCATGCCCCTGATTGTAATGCTGCCAGGCATCGCGGCCTACGTGCTCCACAAAAACGGCGCCCTGCAAGCCGAAATGGCGTCCACCGGCACCTTCAACCCCGACAACGCCTACTCGGCTATCCTCACCTTCCTGCCCAACGGCATGAAAGGCCTGGCTCTGGCTGCCCTCACGGCCGCCATCGTGGCCTCCCTGGCCGGTAAGGCCAACTCCATTTCCACCATCTTCACCCTCGACATCTACAAACGCTACCTCAACAAGGACGCCGACGAGAAGAAGTTGGTGTGGATTGGCCGCGTCACCATTCTGGGAGCCATGCTGATGGCTATTTTCCTGACCTGGAAGGACGCCCTGGGCATCAGCGGCGAAGGCGGGTTTACGTTTATCCAGAAGTACACCGGCTTCATTTCGCCGGGCATTGTGGCGGTGTTTGTGCTGGGCATGTTCTGGAAGCGCACCACGGGACCGGCCGCCGTAGCCGGCATTCTGGCGGGCTTCCTGCTGTCGGTGCTGTTCAACAACTACGCCCCCACGCTGTTCGGGCCCGAAACGCCTCTGTACACGGCGTTTATGAATGCTCAGGGTTTCTACGAAATCCCCTTCCTGGTGAGCATGGGTTGGTCGTTCTTCTTCACGGTGGTGCTCATGGTGGTCATCAGCTTGGCCGGCCCCCGCGTCAACCCCAAAGCCCTGAACCTGAACCTGGCCATGTTCAAAGTCAGCCCCCAGAATACGTTTCTGATTGTGCTGATTCTGCTGCTGGTAACGGCGCTGTACGTGAAGTTCTGGTAG